A section of the Cytophagales bacterium genome encodes:
- a CDS encoding T9SS type A sorting domain-containing protein, producing MNMKNLNKLITALIMIPVIVYAFGANAQQSDLISWEKTYGGSTFDGALSIKQTSDGGYITCGYAYSNDGDVNDHYGAPWYPDGWVVKLNAAGDTLWTKSLGGTYDEYANDVIQTNDGGYIVALQTNSTDSFSQGGWDYWIVKLDSMGTVEWQKNYGGTGTDKAFSVVQTNDGNYMVAGYSSSTDGDVTGNIGGSTDFWIIKIDTIGNMIWDKSYGGTSSDIAYSIEPTNDYGYIIGGYSYSNDVDVDTNKGGRDYWILKIDSAGNIDWQKALGGAWWDICSKVIQTSDGGYIAAGFSASDDGDATVWLGGSYDYWIVKLDSIGTIEWEKTLGGSDIDIANSIIQSSDGGYMVAVYSASNDSNVTFNHGKEDYWIVKLDTAGNIQWEESLGGDSIDYAYSIIQLNDGSYVVAGFSQSMEGDVTGVKGKEDFWIVKLKCNPPVIPEICVVTVDSATQKNLVVWEKPAVNNIAYFNIYKEGIVAFQYNLIGTVPFDSLSIFLDNASNPKVQAYRYKISIVDTCGYESLLSDSNKTIHLAITLGIPPAINLIIDGYEGFNFPTYYIWGGNAGGMNIIDTINSTLPQYTVLNPGPTDSLFFLELLHPTGCTATPLAKVLIYNSARSNVSNRTIPTGISNPSLQVGMGFNIYPNPYTGKTEIYYNLTQKANVTLEVLNVLGKKVKTIVNKVQHAGKYQYKFAGSETENSSGIFILKLIVNDKVYTKRLVNL from the coding sequence ATGAATATGAAAAACTTAAACAAACTCATTACGGCATTGATTATGATACCTGTAATCGTTTATGCCTTTGGTGCAAATGCTCAACAATCGGATCTCATAAGCTGGGAAAAAACTTATGGGGGATCCACTTTCGATGGAGCATTATCCATCAAACAAACATCAGATGGCGGATATATTACCTGCGGCTATGCCTATTCAAATGACGGAGATGTAAATGACCATTACGGAGCGCCATGGTATCCGGATGGCTGGGTAGTAAAATTAAATGCAGCTGGTGATACTTTATGGACTAAATCATTGGGAGGTACTTATGATGAATATGCCAATGATGTTATCCAAACAAATGACGGAGGTTATATTGTTGCTTTACAAACTAATTCAACTGATTCTTTCAGCCAGGGTGGTTGGGATTACTGGATTGTAAAATTGGACTCCATGGGTACTGTTGAATGGCAAAAAAACTATGGAGGAACAGGCACCGATAAAGCATTTTCAGTTGTTCAAACGAATGACGGCAACTACATGGTAGCCGGTTATTCTTCATCAACCGATGGAGATGTAACGGGAAATATTGGCGGCAGTACTGATTTTTGGATAATAAAAATAGATACTATCGGTAATATGATCTGGGATAAATCCTATGGAGGAACCAGTAGTGATATCGCATATTCTATAGAACCGACAAATGACTATGGATATATTATTGGGGGCTACTCCTATTCAAATGATGTGGATGTAGATACGAACAAGGGAGGAAGAGATTACTGGATTCTTAAAATAGATAGCGCCGGAAACATTGACTGGCAGAAAGCGCTTGGAGGAGCGTGGTGGGATATTTGCAGCAAAGTTATTCAAACTTCTGATGGTGGATATATTGCAGCAGGTTTCTCTGCGTCAGATGATGGAGATGCAACAGTTTGGCTTGGTGGATCTTACGACTATTGGATCGTTAAACTGGATAGTATTGGTACAATAGAATGGGAAAAAACACTTGGCGGATCCGATATTGACATTGCGAACTCAATTATTCAGTCCTCTGATGGTGGATATATGGTTGCCGTCTATTCAGCATCTAATGACAGTAATGTCACTTTTAATCATGGAAAAGAGGATTATTGGATCGTAAAGTTAGACACTGCAGGAAATATTCAATGGGAAGAATCGTTGGGGGGTGATAGTATTGATTATGCCTATTCTATTATTCAATTAAATGATGGTTCCTATGTAGTAGCAGGGTTTTCTCAATCCATGGAAGGAGATGTAACAGGTGTAAAGGGAAAAGAAGATTTTTGGATTGTAAAACTTAAATGTAATCCACCTGTGATCCCTGAGATATGTGTAGTAACGGTAGATTCAGCAACTCAGAAAAATCTTGTGGTGTGGGAAAAGCCTGCAGTAAATAATATTGCTTACTTTAATATCTATAAAGAAGGTATTGTTGCTTTTCAATACAACCTGATTGGGACCGTACCTTTTGATAGCTTAAGTATATTCCTGGATAACGCCTCTAATCCGAAAGTACAAGCTTACAGATATAAAATATCAATAGTTGATACCTGTGGTTATGAATCGCTGTTGAGTGATTCCAATAAAACAATACACCTGGCCATTACTCTTGGAATCCCTCCTGCAATAAATTTGATTATAGATGGATATGAAGGTTTTAATTTCCCCACTTACTACATCTGGGGTGGAAATGCTGGCGGGATGAATATAATAGACACTATTAATAGTACTTTACCACAATATACAGTACTAAATCCTGGTCCTACTGATTCACTGTTTTTTCTGGAATTACTTCACCCAACAGGTTGTACTGCAACCCCCCTTGCTAAAGTATTGATTTATAATTCGGCCAGGTCAAACGTAAGCAATAGAACGATACCAACAGGTATTTCAAACCCATCCCTACAAGTCGGGATGGGTTTCAACATATATCCTAATCCATATACCGGTAAGACAGAGATTTACTATAATCTGACGCAAAAAGCTAATGTAACACTGGAAGTACTTAATGTATTGGGTAAAAAGGTAAAAACTATAGTGAATAAAGTACAGCATGCCGGCAAATACCAATATAAGTTCGCTGGATCTGAAACAGAAAATTCTTCCGGTATCTTTATACTGAAATTAATTGTTAATGACAAAGTTTACACCAAACGATTGGTAAATTTGTAA